One Chiloscyllium plagiosum isolate BGI_BamShark_2017 chromosome 12, ASM401019v2, whole genome shotgun sequence DNA window includes the following coding sequences:
- the LOC122555121 gene encoding dynein light chain Tctex-type 1-like, whose amino-acid sequence MGGSERSSRAPGGGSERSSRAPGGAVSGPPDGPYVTNLCCRPTSGGGDRERQRLRGHTVILRMEEYPAGEEISFNADETSNIVKECVDNIIGGVDYNHSKINQWTAAVVEQSLMHLVKMGKPFKYIVTCAIMQKSGAGLHTASSCYWDSNTDGSCTVRWENRTMYCVISVFAVSIML is encoded by the exons ATGGGCGGGAGTGAGAGATCCTCCCGGGCTCCAGGGGGCGGGAGTGAGAGATCCTCCCGGGCTCCAGGGGGCGCAGTGAGCGGTCCTCCAGATGGGCCTTACGTCACCAATCTATGTTGCAGGCCGACGTCAGGTGGCGGTGACAGGGAGAGGCAGCGGCTCCGGGGGCACACAGTGATCCTGAGGATGGAGGAGTATCCGGCCGGGGAGGAG ATTTCCTTCAATGCAGATGAAACCAGCAATATTGTCAAAGAG TGCGTTGACAATATTATTGGAGGGGTTGATTATAATCACAGCAAGATCAATCAGTGGACTGCAGCTGTAGTTGAACAATCCCTGATGCATTTGGTTAAAATGGGAAAACCGTTTAAATACATTG TGACTTGTGCgataatgcagaaaagtggagcTGGTCTCCACACAGCAAGTTCATGTTACTGGGATAGCAACACTGATG GAAGCTGTACCGTGAGATGGGAAAACAGGACCATGTATTGTGTCATCAGTGTTTTTGCCGTTAGCATTATGCTGTGA